The following are encoded together in the Portunus trituberculatus isolate SZX2019 chromosome 25, ASM1759143v1, whole genome shotgun sequence genome:
- the LOC123508897 gene encoding uncharacterized protein LOC123508897 isoform X2, producing MASSAAAIASYAALLLVVLIPLLATPAEAQSYEYQSSYDHDWDPAYQRQQQWGRPRAQRRTLWQTARSLMPRFADVAYETASSFSLPAIALITLFVLWPEHKHYRTKRDTGDSEDESTDQLAQHLGRIFAAAVEGDECMQRVACEIGAVTSSSLHPSHKKLVTRLVTSLAPAKYTTLLKTFKTGATTARCDKHACALLHLQQ from the exons ATG gcctcctccgccgccgccatcgCCAGCTACGCCGCCCTTTTGCTTGTGGTGTTGATTCCGCTGCTAGCCACGCCCGCCGAGGCCCAAAGTTACGAGTATCAGTCCTCTTACGACCATGACTGGGATCCTGCTTATcagaggcagcagcagtgggGCCGGCCACGGGCTCAGAGACGCACCTTGTGGCAAACAGCTCGGTCCCTCATGCCGCGCTTCGCTGATGTGGCCTATGAGACAGCGagctccttctccctccccgctATCGCCCTCATCACCCTCTTTGTGCTTTGGCCTGAACACAAACACTACAGGACCAAGAGAGACACCGGCG ATTCCGAGGACGAGAGCACAGACCAACTGGCACAGCACTTAGGGAGGATCTTCGCTGCAGCTGTGGAGGGGGATGAGTGCATGCAGCGAGTGGCGTGTGAGATCGGTGCtgtgacctcctcctctcttcatccgAGCCACAAGAAGCTGGTGACGAG actGGTAACCTCCCTCGCCCCCGCCAAGTACACCACGCTGCTCAAGACCTTCAAAACGGGAGCCACGACCGCGCGCTGTGACAAACACGCCTGCGCCTTGCTGCACCTCCAACAGTGA
- the LOC123508897 gene encoding uncharacterized protein LOC123508897 isoform X1 has translation MVVDSVYGGEFTASSAAAIASYAALLLVVLIPLLATPAEAQSYEYQSSYDHDWDPAYQRQQQWGRPRAQRRTLWQTARSLMPRFADVAYETASSFSLPAIALITLFVLWPEHKHYRTKRDTGDSEDESTDQLAQHLGRIFAAAVEGDECMQRVACEIGAVTSSSLHPSHKKLVTRLVTSLAPAKYTTLLKTFKTGATTARCDKHACALLHLQQ, from the exons ATGGTCGTGGATTCTGTATATGGAGGTGAATTCACG gcctcctccgccgccgccatcgCCAGCTACGCCGCCCTTTTGCTTGTGGTGTTGATTCCGCTGCTAGCCACGCCCGCCGAGGCCCAAAGTTACGAGTATCAGTCCTCTTACGACCATGACTGGGATCCTGCTTATcagaggcagcagcagtgggGCCGGCCACGGGCTCAGAGACGCACCTTGTGGCAAACAGCTCGGTCCCTCATGCCGCGCTTCGCTGATGTGGCCTATGAGACAGCGagctccttctccctccccgctATCGCCCTCATCACCCTCTTTGTGCTTTGGCCTGAACACAAACACTACAGGACCAAGAGAGACACCGGCG ATTCCGAGGACGAGAGCACAGACCAACTGGCACAGCACTTAGGGAGGATCTTCGCTGCAGCTGTGGAGGGGGATGAGTGCATGCAGCGAGTGGCGTGTGAGATCGGTGCtgtgacctcctcctctcttcatccgAGCCACAAGAAGCTGGTGACGAG actGGTAACCTCCCTCGCCCCCGCCAAGTACACCACGCTGCTCAAGACCTTCAAAACGGGAGCCACGACCGCGCGCTGTGACAAACACGCCTGCGCCTTGCTGCACCTCCAACAGTGA
- the LOC123508897 gene encoding uncharacterized protein LOC123508897 isoform X3: MPSVTMHRSLPLLFLLLLALASLRQVSTAAASHEGRGLVPHGWVSRLGPQRQGSVAKASPAEKFLALVLQGLAITGLSLLFPTVVTVNTGRRRRSTADSEDESTDQLAQHLGRIFAAAVEGDECMQRVACEIGAVTSSSLHPSHKKLVTRLVTSLAPAKYTTLLKTFKTGATTARCDKHACALLHLQQ; the protein is encoded by the exons ATGCCGTCTGTCACCATGCAccgctccctccccctcctgttcctgctcctgctggcCCTTGCGTCCCTCCGTCAAGTCTCCACTGCCGCTGCTTCACACGAAGGCCGCGGTCTAGTGCCTCATGGCTGGGTGTCTCGCCTCGGTCCTCAGCGGCAGGGCAGCGTGGCCAAGGCATCGCCAGCTGAGAAGTTCCTAGCGCTGGTTCTCCAAGGGCTGGCCATCACGGGGCTGTCGCTGCTCTTCCCCACTGTGGTCACCGTCAACAcaggccgccgccgccgcagtaCCGCTG ATTCCGAGGACGAGAGCACAGACCAACTGGCACAGCACTTAGGGAGGATCTTCGCTGCAGCTGTGGAGGGGGATGAGTGCATGCAGCGAGTGGCGTGTGAGATCGGTGCtgtgacctcctcctctcttcatccgAGCCACAAGAAGCTGGTGACGAG actGGTAACCTCCCTCGCCCCCGCCAAGTACACCACGCTGCTCAAGACCTTCAAAACGGGAGCCACGACCGCGCGCTGTGACAAACACGCCTGCGCCTTGCTGCACCTCCAACAGTGA